In one window of Chitinivibrionales bacterium DNA:
- a CDS encoding TonB family protein, with the protein MSIRKNAISILAFLIILVVTGCGKKDPDKEPLFIIDNDTISLGKAKECVFDSSMAVSQIGTAAARRLTLAQTELQTLDTADYSSVVKDLAERLSLETGEDWKAYPSRCLFLSGKALHKKADSLLYPQAVFASVDSLIKANVRFITKKSPVPVTVKDTALNNDSINIANDTRAFSKLLSSVLILPDRIAAIVNEFILTETISVDSMAGVADMIKGLLADRTSQPVKKRTKVVRQKRANSKMALKYRSQNSIKDSINKHIPNLKALYKKQLKTNESISGQIWVNFVVTPDGRVASAAITKSSINNPAFLNSFQNYIKEIRFKKIPGNIGDMRFNFPFEFTPG; encoded by the coding sequence ATGAGTATACGGAAAAATGCCATCTCAATCCTTGCTTTTTTAATCATACTGGTCGTTACCGGATGTGGAAAAAAGGATCCCGATAAAGAACCCCTTTTTATTATTGATAACGACACTATCAGCTTAGGAAAAGCCAAGGAATGCGTATTTGATTCATCAATGGCAGTTTCTCAAATTGGTACCGCAGCCGCCCGCCGCCTTACCCTGGCTCAAACCGAGTTACAAACACTCGACACTGCCGATTATTCATCTGTTGTCAAAGACCTTGCGGAGCGCCTTTCCCTCGAAACCGGGGAAGACTGGAAAGCATATCCATCACGGTGCCTCTTCCTTTCAGGAAAAGCACTTCATAAAAAGGCCGATAGCCTTCTCTATCCCCAGGCAGTGTTTGCATCGGTTGATTCCCTGATAAAAGCAAATGTACGGTTTATTACCAAAAAAAGTCCGGTTCCGGTTACCGTAAAGGATACGGCCTTGAATAACGACAGCATTAATATCGCCAATGATACCAGAGCTTTTAGCAAACTGCTTTCATCTGTTTTGATACTCCCGGACCGTATTGCGGCAATTGTTAATGAGTTTATCCTCACCGAGACAATCTCGGTCGATTCGATGGCCGGGGTAGCGGATATGATTAAAGGGCTTTTGGCCGATAGGACATCCCAACCGGTCAAAAAACGAACAAAGGTTGTTAGGCAAAAGCGCGCCAATTCAAAAATGGCCTTAAAATACCGAAGTCAAAACTCCATTAAGGATTCGATTAATAAACACATACCCAATTTAAAGGCATTGTATAAAAAACAACTGAAAACAAATGAATCTATATCGGGTCAGATATGGGTTAATTTTGTCGTTACTCCCGACGGCCGGGTGGCTTCGGCAGCCATAACAAAATCATCGATTAACAACCCGGCTTTTCTGAATTCGTTTCAAAATTATATAAAAGAAATACGATTCAAGAAAATCCCCGGAAACATCGGCGATATGAG